From the genome of Miscanthus floridulus cultivar M001 chromosome 10, ASM1932011v1, whole genome shotgun sequence, one region includes:
- the LOC136490204 gene encoding ABSCISIC ACID-INSENSITIVE 5-like protein 2, with amino-acid sequence MQSLARQGSLYNPTLDDVQSHLGERLHSMNFEELMNSIFPDCLDPDGGTTSQYEQSSGLSERTVDEVSKDFQDALERNVGEGGEQRLEPERQPTLGDMSLEEFFLRAAEGQWLDNFLKLINDAIELREQGRHSLPGAYMPGRLVLEALNAGPGVILESYSDGHITSPMMGALSDSPTPGRNHGSLVDELMQRRHERMIKIRESFARSRARKQACTNELENKVCRLEEENEKLKEQKDSHDWVNSLDDLLHDVTAEPINVQLAVLQDITKNFSDERKIGQGGFGIVYKGVLQTGCVAVKKLLNSQTIEDEPFYREATSLMGVRHKNIVRFLGYCANTDHKFIKMEGLGSRQKPIYCEIRERFLCFDYMSNGGLDSHLTDELRGLEWHTRYQIIKEICEGLHYLHKENIVHMDLKPANIRAKYYGFWYITKP; translated from the exons ATGCAGAGCCTGGCAAGACAAGGATCTCTGTATAACCCTACCCTTGATGATGTGCAGAGCCATTTGGGAGAACGCCTACACAGCATGAACTTTGAGGAGCTGATGAACAGTATCTTTCCTGATTGCCTGGACCCTGATGGTGGCACTACAAGCCAGTATGAGCAGAGTTCAGGCCTCAGCGAGAGGACCGTGGACGAGGTGTCGAAGGACTTCCAGGATGCCCTAGAGAGAAATGTTGGGGAGGGTGGTGAACAGAGGCTGGAGCCGGAGCGGCAGCCGACGCTTGGGGATATGTCGCTTGAGGAATTCTTTCTGAGAGCTGCTGAGGGACAATGGTTAGACAACTTTCTGAAGCTGATTAATGATGCTATCGAGCTCCGTGAGCAGGGGCGACATAGTTTGCCAGGTGCTTACATGCCGGGCCGGTTAGTCCTTGAGGCTCTGAATGCTGGGCCAGGTGTTATTCTGGAGTCATATTCTGATGGCCACATTACTTCACCGATGATGGGTGCACTTTCTGATTCTCCGACGCCTGGTAGAAATCATGGTTCCCTGGTAGATGAGTTGATGCAGAGAAGGCATGAGAGGATGATCAAGATTAGGGAGTCATTTGCTCGTTCAAGGGCTAGGAAGCAG GCCTGCACTAATGAACTGGAAAACAAGGTATGTCGATtagaagaggagaatgagaagctaaaggaGCAAAAG GATAGCCACGACTGGGTGAATAGCCTGGATGATTTATTACATGACGTGACTGCGGAACCGATAAATGTACAATTAGCAGTTCTACAGGACATCACGAAGAATTTTTCGGATGAGAGGAAAATTGGTCAAGGAGGATTTGGAATCGTGTACAAG GGAGTTCTTCAAACTGGGTGCGTTGCTGTAAAGAAGCTTTTGAATAGCCAGACAATCGAAGATGAGCCATTTTATCGTGAGGCTACTTCTCTGATGGGTGTTAGACACAAGAATATCGTACGGTTTCTTGGATACTGTGCTAACACAGACCATAAATTCATCAAAATGGAAGGGTTAGGAAGTCGTCAAAAACCTATTTATTGTGAGATAAGAGAGAGATTTCTCTGTTTTGACTATATGAGTAATGGTGGCCTCGACAGCCATTTAACTG ATGAATTGAGGGGACTTGAATGGCATACCCGTTACCAGATAATTAAGGAAATCTGTGAGGGTTTGCACTATCTTCACAAGGAAAATATTGTTCATATGGATCTTAAACCTGCTAATATAAGAGCCAAATATTACGGATTTTGGTATATCACGAAACCTTGA